The Bacteroidota bacterium genome segment TGGGAATCTCATAACAATTGTATTTGCGGGCTGCAATACCTTAGACGCCACTAAACGGACTTCGGTTACAACCGCGCACGCTTTATCACTGCATAAGATGTCTCCGCAGATGATTTACCTCATACAGAAAGCCAGGCCTGTAAGAGCAAGCCTGGCTTTGTGAACGTGAAATTTGGTGCCAACCAAGCAGAGAACAGTTTACCCGAAGATGTTGGGGACGTTTACACTGAGGATTACGATAAAGGCAAAGAAAAGCAGCAATATGGCAGCCTTGCCCCAGTCAATATCCCATGAGCGTTCCAACAAATTGTCTTCAGTCAGTTCATCGCGTTTGCCGACCACCATACTTACCCCAAGGCCAATTACCAGGGTCACCACAGCACCAACAGCATTCCACCAGAACCAAAATACCTGTGGGACAAACAGCCAGAGATAAACATTTACAAGCACGCCGGCAATTAACCCGATATTTGCACCTAGTGCATGCACACGCTTGAGCGCAATGGCTGCAATAAAGGTGGCCAGAATCGGACCATAAAACACAGAGCCAACTTTGTTGATGGCCTCGATAACTGTCTTTGCGATGTCGCCGGTGAAGAATGCCAATACAATGCACACGACGCCCCAGAAAAGTACTGCGTACTTGGAGTAGCGCATATACTGCTCATCCGACAGTTTTTTATCCCGGTTAAAGAAGTCTTCTATACTCGCTGCGCTCAGTGAATTAATTCCCGAACTCACCGAAGACATGGCAGCCGAGAAAATTGCTACCATGAGTATCCCGATCACGCCATGCGGGAGGAAGTCGCGAATAAAGATAGGGATCATGAGGTCGGGCTTGTCAGCCGGAATGCTTTCCATGAACCCCGTTTGCGTGACAGCAAGCGTGCCAATCACAAGTCCCATCAGGCAATACACAAACGTGATGGGAAAACGTAATAAACCATTAAACAGCAAAGTTTTCTTCACCGTACCCAGATCCTGCGCAGAGAAGAGCCGCTGTACCTGGCTTTGGTCCGTTCCGTAGTATGAGGTATAGAGAAAGAAGCCGCCAATAAGCATCGGCCAGAAGCCAAACTCGTCGCCTTCCTCTAGCCCCATCGAGCCAAAATCGACTGCTGTGAGTCGGTCCGTATCGATGTTCGCGAGGAAATCGCCCCAACCGCCAATGTAGTGAATGCCGGCAACCAGGCATATCACTATGCCGACGAGCAAAATCATCATCTGGATCATGTCGCCATAAACGACAGCCTTCATGCCACCCTGATAGGAATAGATCAGGGTTACCACGCCAATAATGAGAATCGTTTGCCACATCGGAATATCCATCACGCTGGCAAGGATCAGGGCAACAGTGTACACCATCACACTGGTAGCAAAAGCTCTGCTAATCTGAAACACACCACTCAACAAAACGCGTGTAGAAGTACTGAAACGTCGTTCGAGATACGCATACACGCTCACGATGCCGGCTTTGTACATCGGAGGAATCAAAAACACAAGCAAAAACAGCATTGCCAACGGTACAGCAAACTCATACGTTAGCCACATCATCCCGCCCCCTTGCTTCAAACCCACAAACGCCGGCGCCGAAATAAAGCTGATGGCTGACAACTGCGTTGCAATCGTACTGATCGACAGTGGAAACCAGCCAAAAGACTTGCCGCCAAGGAAATAATCTTCGCTATCTTTGTTTTCGCGAAATAGCCGCCCCAGCAATAACAATCCAACGATATAACTGACAATTACGAGATAGTCTATACTGTTCATATCGCATCACGTATTTAGTTTCTGTCTGAGTGCTGCTTTTCCGCCATTCCGCCATTCAGACCGCAGCATGCTAAGGTGGACCACGTCGGTCCGACCAGTCCCTGTCACACTCCACAGGTATTCTCGCAAGCGTCCTTCTTCTGTGCAGCCCACACTGCGCATGGCATGCAGGCTGCGTATATTCTCCGCACTTACACCAAACCCAACACGCCAGGCGCCAACGGCTTCGAAGGCAAAATCAAAGAGAAGATACTTGCAGTGTTTATTCAGCCCAGATCCCCAAAAAGAACGACCATACCAGGTGTGGCCAAGCTTAATCGTCTGCAGTTCCGGGTTGATTTCATAAAAACGGGTGGTGCCGGCAAACAGGTTTGCGGCTTTGTCAAATACTGCAAAAGCATAGGCTTTGCCGGCGGATCGCTCCTCAACAGCCGCAGCTATGTATGCGGTAAGTTGTTGTACATCTCGTCCGTTTTCGAGCAGATGGTACCAAACGGCTTCGTGGTCGGCAGCAGATAAAAGCGCTTCCGCATGCTCAACCAGAAGCGGTAAAAGCCGGACACGACTGTCTTCAAGCACGTAATCCGCTGAAAAATCAAAGTTGAACATGGGGCTTCCGGTTGCTGGCTAAGATCCGTCTTCTTTCAGGAGGTCCAACGTACAAGCGGCTGTCCAGGAAAAGTCACCGCCCCCATACCCGCTAGCGAGGCCGGCTGCGGTGGATTTATCTGATTCAAAGTATTCGTAAAATCCGAGTTTTTGTACCAACTCTAACAAGTCTGCCCGCACAATGCTTGCTGTATGATCAAATCCGTAACGTCTCAGTCCGTGGTAAATCATCCAGTTCATCTGCGACCACACAGGTCCTCGCCAGTAACGTTTGGAATCAAACAATGGGCTGTCGACATCAAAACTCGGACAAATGTAATAGCCGCGTTGGTGCAGGCTTTGCAGGTAGGTATTTAGCGCAGCGGCCTGATCTCCAGTGGGAATTTCGGCATAGAGTGCAGAAAGGCCACCAATTTCTTTGTGCGCAATAGCCTGTCCACCCCGTAAATCAAAAGGTGTAAAGGTTTGCAATGCAGGATGCCACAGCTTTTCCACGTACGCACGCAAAGATTGCTGCTGCCATTCTTTTAGTTCACCTACATCAAAACCAAAACGTTCACCAATTCGAATCAGGCTTTCATTTGACTTGATGAGTACCGCGTTCATCAGCGTATCCTGAACCAAAAACGGACTCTCCTCAAAAATACCCGCTTTGTCATAGCAGTGGGCTTTACCCATCTGCAGCAAGTAGACATATCGATCATACTGATATGACGTCGGCCGCTCGTCGGACGGTGCAATAGAGGTGTCGCGACGCTCATACTGTGGCAAAGCAGCTTTGTCAATTTCGATGCGGGCGAGCGAGTTGTCCCACAGCGGCGAATTATCCCGACCAGACTCCCAGGGATGGAAGATGAACATCAACCCTTCTCGCAAAGGATCGCGATAGGTGTAGAGGAAGCGATGACTTTTCACCATCCGAGGGAAAATCTCCCGAACAAACGCGATGAGAGTTTCATCATCAGGATATTTCTTGAGTAGATCCTCCAGCACAAAGCCATGAACAGCCGGCTGGGTAATTCCAGACGACTTTGGCTTATCTGGTGCTCCGTCGTTTACATCGCACTCCCAAAAATCATAATTCGGGAAGTACGTTTTTTCGTTCTCGCTATGAAAAATGATGTGGGGCAACATACCATTTTCCCATTGCCCGGAAAACAGCGAAGCCAGCTCCTGAATGGCGTGATCCAGTGCAAAGTGGCTATGCCCGATGCTCACAAACCCTGAATCCCAGTTCCATTGAAAAGGATACAGCCGACCTGTTGGAATGGTAAATCCGTCCCTCCAGTTCAGCGAAAGAATGCGCCGGGCCTCATCAACCAGATTCTCTAACTGCATGTTTTGAATATAAAAGAAGGGTAAAGGGTTGATGCCCAATCCTTTACCCCTCCTTCTTTTTTTGCACTAACAAGCTTGTGCCGGCAATATACGCCAGCAACGCAAAGGGTACCTAGAACGAGAAAGCAGCCCTGAGGAACACACGGCGCGGCAGAATAGGTCGGCCTACAAAAAACTCGCTCAATCCGGTCTGCGCATCACCCTGACGCGGTGAACCTTCTGTAACACCATCTGCATCAAACAAGTTGAAAACAGACAGGCCAACGCGTAATGCTTCTTTATCGCCCAGCGGAAAGCTGTATCCCGCATCCAAACGGACGATATTGAATCCATCCAACTCTACGGTGTTGGCATCGTTTGCAAACTTGCTACCGAGGAAATTGCTGGACAGATTGACATCAAATCCGTCATTCTCGTAGCTAAAGCCGGCAAGGCCCATGACATTGGGCTGACGACGCAACTCATTGCCTTCCAGGTCCGGATTTCCTTCAACTTCTGTGAACTCGTGATCCTGGAAAGTGAAGTTACCATATACGTTCACCCCGTTTCCGAGCGCATAGTTAGCCGTTGCCTCCAACCCAATCGTCTGCGTACTCTGCACCCTGACCTCTTCAATAATGCTCGACGGGTTGTTGGGGTCATTGATAAAGTCTACGCTCCTTCTGTCGCCAAGCGCCACAAAGAAGAGGGCGGCTGTCCCGGAGAAGTTACGCTGGGCATACTTGACACCAAGTTCGCCTTGAACAACGGACTCGGGCTCATAACTCTGGGGTACACCTGGTCTTGGGAAAGAAACCGAACGGAGCTCAGGGAAGAAGTAGCCTCGCGAGAAGTTGGCGTAGAGGTTCGTTGAGGTGCTCAGCTTGTACAAGCCGGCAATGGCAACCGCCAGGTCACTTGTAGACACTTCACCCTTCTGGAAAGTGTTGCTGCCTACACCCGTTTCCCGGCTGATAATGCCTGAAGCACGCTCCCAGCGTAATCCAATATCCAAATTGAATTGCTCTCCTTTAATCTCATCACCTACAAAGAATGCAACTTTGCGACTTTCATGGTAACGGTTAGAGGTTTGCGCACCAGAAATGAATCCACCGGTTGAAAAGTTGACGTCGTTGCCATCTTCGTCAGTGTATGCGACATTGACCATACGGGGTGCGTTTCTGAAATCGCCGAGGAAGTTCAGGATCCAGTTGTTGTCTTCAGCACGGGTATTTGCGAGAAAAGTACCAAAGCTGAAGTTGTGGTTGTCAATCGACTTTGTAACCTGGATTTCGCTGACCATTTCTTCCATGGGCCGCTGGCGGTCGAGAATCCTGTTCTGGAAGAGCAGGTCGTTTGCAGCCAGGGTAGAGCCGTCATCCGCATAGGTGAATGACGCATTGGCCGGCAATTCGCGGTCCGTCAGGAAAGAGGCCTGTGTTTCGGGTACGTTGTGCACGCCGTCGCCATCGAGGAATAAGTTGAACCAGTGGTCGTACCGCGCTGCCTTTGCTTTGGCAGACAAACGCCAGTCGTTGCCAAATGAATGTTTCAGGTCTACCATCAAGTAGCCACCCTGCGTCATAACACCATTTCCAATTGGCGATTCAAAGCGGCCAAATGGCGTGTCAAAAGAGAAGTCTTTTGCCTGCCCGGTAAGGGTTGTGTACACCGTTTCCCCATCGTTGCCTGTAGGCCGCTCGCGCTGCCCATTGTCGTTTGCCAGCGGGTATGGGAGATAAAACTGTACGTTATCATCGATGACCTGCCCATAAACCGTGATTGAGCTCTTGGCGTCGTTAAACAGTTTTTTCACGTTTGCACGTACCTGATATCCTCTGGTAGGAAGGCCGGTATCAAGCGGACCGTCGTCGTAGCGATAAAAGCCTGACACCGCGTAAAACAGGTTGTCATTCAACGGGCCGGCAGCCAGAAAGTCTGTTTTAACACGACCGCCTTCAGCCCATTCCAACTGCACCTTGTTTTCGTGCTCAAAAGACCCGGTAGTACTGGTATAGTTAATAATGCCGGCTACACTACCAGCGCCAAACAGCGTAGAAGAACCACCGCGCACAAATTCCAGATTACGCAAGCCTATATCATTGCGGAAGTAAACGTCGTGAGCTGAGGAGTTAAGCCCAAACGTGCTCAGCACAGGCAGCCCATCAACCTGGAGTGGCGTAAACTGATACTGACCGCCAGAGGGCATACCACGCACAAACACATTCGATGCAACTTCGCCACCACCACCTTCAGCTGTAATGCCCGGAATGGTACGGAGAATATCTGCCTGAGAGTTGCTGCTCAGTTGCTGCAGGCGTGCCGCATTAAGCAATGTGATCGACATCGGCGATTCTTTCTGTGTACGTCCACTGAAGGACCCCGTAACGACGATCTCATCGAGTAACAGGTTGTCTACATTCAGTACCACATCCTGTGTGTAGCTCGTGCCGCTTTCGACAGCAATGCTCATTTGATAGGTTGTGTATCCTGTATAAGAATAGATGATGGTTTGATTGCCAGCCGGCACCTGGAGGCTGTACGTCCCGTCGAGATCAGTAGTGGTGCCAATCGCCTGGCCCTGTACTACAATGTTTACCCCGATGAGCAAATCTCCGTCACTGCCCGTAACTGTGCCTGAAAGCGTGCCCTGTGCACTTACGTTGCCAACTGCAAAACACAGCAGCGTGGCGCAGAACAAGTACCGAATACCTTGCAAGGAGGATCGAATCATGATTGTTGCTTTTCCTAATGAATATCTTTTTCCTGCGGGTTGACATGTATGTCCACAATCAAATTAGATGGGGGCTCTACCGGCTTGTTTATAGAAAACTATCTATTAATGACACTATTCTATAATTTTTGCCACGATATACCTGCCCTTTTGTTATTATTGTGTCCATGAAACCGGAATACGAAAAGATACTCGAGTCGCCCGAGCGGTCTTTTATGACGCGGGTTGTTCGCCGGCCGAGCCGGCCGCTACTCAGCCAGGCATGGCACTATCATCCTGAAATAGAAATCTGCTATACCCTCAAAAGTTATGGCCGCAGATTTGTCGGAAACCAGATATCAGACTACCAGGAAAAGGACCTCGTCATTTTCGGCACCAACCTCCCACACGGCTTCACCACAGACGTACCTTGCCACCAAATTGTCATCCAGATGACGCGTGATTTTTTGGGTGAGGCATTCATCAACAGGCCCGAACTTCACACCATTAAAAACCTCTTTGCTTTTTCACGGCGGGGCCTTGCCTTCCAGGACAGTACAAAAAAGCGCTCCCGAAAGCTGATCAGAAAATTGATCAAAACAGAGGGCTTCACCCAATTACTTTATTTACTGGAATTGCTAAACGTGATGGCAGACGCTGATGATGTGGAAGCGATCTGCTCTGAAGAGTATGCGCTAGACTTTAACGAGGCCCAATTGGGGCGGGTCAAAATTGTCTACGATCACATTATGGAGAATTTCCGAGAAGAGGTTCGGATCAAAGAAATCGCGGACAAACTTAACATTTCGGAAGCCGCTTTTTATAAGTTCATCAAGAAACACACGAAGAAAACATACACCCAGCTCATCAACGAATTTCGGACCCACTACGCGAGCAAATTGCTCATGACAACCGACAAAACGATCTCTCAAATTTGTTTTGAAAGTGGATACAACAATTTATCCTATTTCAACCGCAAGTTTAAAGAGATTATGCACGAGACCCCGCACAGCTTCCGAAGCCACTATTTACGCCGACCTGCTTAAATCCCATCGGTAAACTGCAACGCATTGCGGTCGTAGCCGGTGAGTTCTACGTACCCGCTGCCGTCAATCGGATCGCCGCCGGCTGTGCCTTCCACACGCACAGCACCTTCCCAGTATCGGACGGCCAAATCTAGCTCCTGATCATTCATGAAAGGTGTGATTTCCAGATCCAGTCCTTCCGCCGGGATTTGGAGGCGCCATTGTGAGGGGTAAACGCCTCCATGTTTGCTCTCCCAGGTATCGAGCACAGTCAACGTTACATTATCTGGCTCCAGCAACCGCTTGTCTCCTGTTGGGCCCACTACTACGCCGTGTGCATAAGGCGCAACGTCTGCTGTTGTGTTGCGCACATTGAAGTACATAACATCGCGTCCGTCGCCAAGGTGAAAAGAAAACCAGTCCCAACCAACCTGATCAGCCCTTAAAAGGCTGGTGCTCCACTCTCTATCCATCCAGCTTAATCCTTCTACAGCATGCTCGGTACCGTTGATGGCAACCGTGCCTCGTGTATCCATCCGGGTCATCGAGTAGTAGTAAGATGCGTTGCCGTACCCGGTCCCTTTCACGCTGTAGCCGGCATCACCCTGCAGCACAATCGGTTTGACAAGATCCATTGTAAAATCGATTGCTACCCCATCTTCAGCGGCTCGCACCCGCATCGGCGGCATCTCGTCGCCAATTTGTGTGGCTTCCCAATCGTCAAGCCACACGCGAAAAGGAGCGGGTGTTGCGCCGGCAAGTCCGGCTGCACCGCGGCTGAATCGTTCGAACGCGTAGAACTTTTGATTATCGATGTCGCTCAGCGCAAAATGCGCAAAATAAAGCTGCTTCGTACGCCAGGCAGATCCATCTTCAGCCTCACCCGAATCTGGTGGAGCTAGCGCATTGCGAAAAATGGTAAACTGATATCCAAAGCGCCGGCCTTCCTGTGTTTGCAAATTTCCGGTGTAATACCACCATTCCAACTTATAGCCAGGATGTGCCCCATGATCAGCGGGAAACTGAATTGGCATGGGCCCCAATGCGCGTACATAGCCCGTGGTGTCTCCCGCCATTGCCTGCCCGATGCCTACAGAAGCACCCAGGGGAGCTGGCTCCGAGCCCAGCAGCAACACGCCGCCCACCAGTCCAAAAAAGAGCAGGACAATAGTGAAGAGTACTTTGTTCATGGCTTATGTAATCTGAAAGCGTGGATACGATCATTCCTCTCGCAACGCCATAGCAGGATTTGCCTGCGCCATTCGCCATGCAGGATAAATGGCTGCCAGCAGCGCCGCAATAAGCGCGAGGACGAGGGCCTGGAGCAGTACTTCCGGGGAAACCTGCACTTGCATGGTCCACCCAAAGGAGCGTTTATTAATGACAAAAATGAGCACGCCGGCCAGGATGAGTCCTAGCGGGAGCGCGAGCAGGCCGGCAAATAATCCCATAAGTCCGGATTGCAGGGTGATATAGCGCCACACTTGCCGGGGCGTAACACCCGTTGCCCGCAAGACCGCCAATTCTTTGGCGCGCTCCAATTGCAAGGCCATCAAGGCACTGAGAATGCCAATGAAAGCAACGCCTATTGCCAGTAAGCGGAGTACATTTGTAATGGTAAACGTGCGGTCGAATACATCCATAGATAGTGCACGCAACGTCTGATTCGCACGAATCAGCACCTCCTGGTTTTCATCAACCAGCTTTCTCAATTCCGCGATAGCAGTTGCAGGCTCCACACCATCTTTCAAATACAACGCCATGGTCGACACAGCGGCCTGTCCAAAGTTCTGTTCAAACGCTGTCCGATCAAGCAAAGCCGTCCCCAGATCCGATCCGTAATCAAAATAGACACCCGCTATTTCAAACGGCTTTTTGCCGGCGTCGGTATCCAACGTAAGCACATCGCCTTCGTGCAGGTTGTATCGATAGGAAAGCGGCTCGGATATAATGATGGCGCCGGCGTTAGTAAACGCGGGCCAAATGGTTGAAGCATCACCTTCTTTAAAGGTAAACGAGGTTAAGCTTGGTGGTGCAAGATCAAACGATACAAGATCAATAATACCGACATCGGTATTGGCTTTGGTTTGAAATCCTGTACTGGCTTCAGCAATGACATCCGCTGCTTTAAACCGTTCTACGAGCCCATCATCCAACGTAGCATCTACCCGACGCATGACAAGGCTAGGCGGTGACACATAAATATCTGCCTGCAACGACTGATCAAGCCATACGGTTACCGTTTGCCGAAAACTGCTGACCATGACGCCTACGCCTATTGTGGCGGCAATAGCAACCATCAGGGCGGCAACTGCCACAGAAGTACGGCTGAGCGAGGTGCGAATACCGCTAGCCGCCATCCTGCCCGTCATACCAAATACATACGCCATGACAGGCCGTACCCATGCAGACATCCGGTCAACCATAATGGGGATAAGCAGTGCGTAGCCGACCAAGACTAGAAAAAGTGCACCATAACTGACAGCAATGTTTCGCCCGGGCGCCATCAGTAACAAGGTACCAGCCAATCCCAATATCAGACCAGCAATGGCAAACCGCGGCATTTGATTTTTGAAGGTTGTCTCCTCCAATGATCTACGCAATACGGTGCCCGGCGTTGATGCAGTGGCTTCGCGAGCCGGCGCCAGCGCAGCAAACAACGTAGCCCCTACACCCAGGGCTACGCCTTTGAGAAGCGTCATCGGGCCAAGCGCTATGTCACGCACCGAGAGCACGTAATACAGGTCATTGATTGTCTGGGTCACGAGTTGTACCAGACTCTGCCCCAATACAATGCCAAGCAACAGGCCGAGTACCGTACCGATAATGGCAATCAGCACGGCTTCGCCGAGAATGAGGCGAAAAATTTCGTTGCGCGTCACACCGAGGGTCCGCATGCGGCCAATCAGCCATCGACGCTGAACAACCGAGAACGTCATCGTATTGTAGACGAGAAACATGCCGACGATAATCGACAGCATGCTGAGCGCGGTAAGATTGAGTTCAAACGCCCGGGTCATCTGGGCAACAGTAGAACTCCGCGCTGCAGATCTCATTAGTTGCACACCGCCCGGCAGAGCCTCTTCAATCCGTGTCTGTTCGATCACGCCGGCATCTGTATCAGCAAGGAGTAAGTCCACATGACTCAGTTCGCCTTGCATCCTGAATAAATCCTGTGCGGTTGCAATGTCGACGATCATCAGGTCAGCCATGGCCTGGGCGCTGCGTTCATCTTCAGCCTGCAAGACGCCGGCGAGGGTCAGGACGGCCGTCTGTCCACCTGCTATAACCGATAGGGTATCACCTACTTCAACGGCAAAAGCTCGTGCTGTCTCTTCAGCAATCAAACAGGTATTGGGCTTTGCCATGAAAAGGGATAAGTCAACGCCGGCGTCCTGGTTGGTGTACGCGCGAAAGGGTGCTTCAGCAAGCGCGTCGACGCCAAGGATCTGCAACGTCCGCGTCGGTTCTTTTGAAACGCGAACAAAACCTTCGACAACTGGTGCAGCCTCGCGAACACCAAGCCCAATCCGTATATCACGATAGACCTGTTCATCCAGATTTCCCGTTGACGCTACGATTTGATGGGTTGCCTTCCCTGTAACCCGCTCGCTAGACAAAGAGAAGGCACGGCGTGCACTTTCATTGGCCAGATCAATCGATACAACCAGCGCAACCCCTAACGCAACACCAAGCACCGACAGGCCAATCAGCCAGGGGTGGCGCCCCATGTAGCGAATACTTGATTTAGAGAGGAGATTGCGTGAGCTCAAGGCGCTAACCAATTTGATTGAGGGTCATCATTTGACAAGCTCGGCGCCAGTACTTGAGGATACGATACGTCCGCCCTGGAGTGTAAACACCCGATCAGCCAGGGCAGCCATGGAACGGTCGTGTGTAGCTACAAGTGTTGTTTTACCCATACCCCGTACCAGCGTATCAAACAGATTGAGCACTTGGTCTGCCGTTTCATCGTCGAGGTTACCGGTTGGCTCATCGGCCAGAATAAGCATGGGGTCGTGCGCCAGCGCGCGCGCAATGGCAACACGCTGCTGCTCCCCGCCAGACAGGCGGTCTGGATAACTCTGCATGCGATCACCGAGGCCTACCTGCTCTAGAAAACCCAGGGCTTCATCGATGTCGTTTTTGGTCAGCCGCTTGTTCAAATCGAGCGGCAAAAGTACGTTTTCCTTGACGGTGAGGGTCGGAATCAAGTTGAACGTCTGGAAAACGAAGCCGATATGCTCTCGGCGGAAAAGGGTGCGTTCCTGCTCCGACAGGGTGGTCAGGTTAATACCACCAATGGTTACAGCGCCGGCGCTGGGAATATCAATCCCGCTCAGCAAGTTCAAAAGGGTGCTTTTACCGGATCCACTCCGGCCAAACATCACAATAAAATCCCCTTTGCCAATCTGAAAATTAACGTCTTCAAGTACACGACGCGTTTTCCCCCCTTCTTCGAAAGACTTGGTCAAATTATGCACATCCACCAGAGGGGATCGCTCCATGATATCGAGAGGCTGGTTAACCATGAAAGATTCGCGATAGAAAACACCGGGCGAATGGATAGTTCCATTTTTCGCTAATATAGAGAAGGTGGTTGCTGTTGTGCGGGGAATCTAATCAACTGCTTTGCATCCGTTTCAAATACCGGGAAAGGGAAAGAATTGAAATAGCGCTTATACGGAATTTTATGGATGAGGGGGTGCGTTTTTGCAACGAAATACGTCATTTGTGAAACACCCGTTGGGTCTTCAAGACCCGACGGGTGTTTTAGATTGCCATAACCTCGGGCACTTGCTGGGCTTCAATGCTACGTTGAAGCCGATCCTTGAAATTGGCCCACCACCCGTTTTTCAAATTACAGCTGTGATGCAAAATCTGCCTGAATCTCCAGTAGCAGTTGGGCAACGCAAAGTTGGTTTTCCAATACGAATAACAGTGCTGAAACCACCCGCCCCCTTGCACGCGCCGGGTCCATCCTCTATACTCTTTCATCACAAAATTAGAGAACGGGCATGAACGTACTGATCTTTGGCGCTACAGGCATGGTAGGATATGGCGTCTTGCTAGAGCTGATCGACAGCCCAGCTGTGGCACGCATCCTGAGCATTGGCCGGCGCACGTTGGATATCGAAGCCCCCAAGCTCGAACAACTCGTCCACACCAATTATGAAAACTTTGACGCCATCGCTGACAAGATGACTGGATTTGAAGCCTGTATGTGGTGCATTGGCGTTCCTTCAGCCGGACTCACTGAAGAAAAGTATACGACCATCACGTATGCCTATACGATGGCAGCAGCAAAGGTATTGGTCAAACAAAGTCCCGATATGCGGTTCTGTTTTGTATCCGGAGAAGGTGCAGATAGCAGTGAGAGCGGGAGAAGCATGTGGGCCAGGGTTAAAGGCAAGGCTGAAAACGCACTCATCGCGCTGCCTTTTAAAGAGGTTGTCATTTTCCGGCCCGGATTCATAAAAGCGGAACGGGGAAGTAAACCCAGAGGTGCATTGTACAAGACAATGTATGCCATCTTCGGTGTACTTGCCCCTGTGATGCGCTGGTTTGGGGCAGCAACCTCGACCACGGAAATAGGCAAAGCCATGATCGCAGCAGCACAGGGAAAGGCAGAAAAACAGATTTTACGTTCTGTAGACATCAACGCGCTTGCCACGCGAGCGTCATGAAGCCCGCAACACAGCCGGCACTTCGCTAAGCCAACCGACCTTATGAGTACCCCACAGCCCGATGCAAATTGCCTCGGCAGCATCATGGCGCAATGATGTAGGTTTTTTGGCGCCCGACCAATCGATAATCTGCCGCGCCAGGCGGTCTGCGTGCTTTTTTGCGTCTTTGCCGCTGCGCTGGTGACGCGACAGCAGCAACAATTCGCGCCATGCGCCGGCGTGCAACTGCAGCACTCGCAATCCGCGCCGCTCACCTTCCGCAATCCAGGGCACAGCAATTTCACCGCCACCTTCGATCACCAGCACTTCAACCGCAGGAGACTCACGCAGAATTGCACCAGCTGCGCGCCGGAGCCGGCCTCGCGAACCAAAGTTGCGAGA includes the following:
- a CDS encoding sodium:solute symporter; this encodes MNSIDYLVIVSYIVGLLLLGRLFRENKDSEDYFLGGKSFGWFPLSISTIATQLSAISFISAPAFVGLKQGGGMMWLTYEFAVPLAMLFLLVFLIPPMYKAGIVSVYAYLERRFSTSTRVLLSGVFQISRAFATSVMVYTVALILASVMDIPMWQTILIIGVVTLIYSYQGGMKAVVYGDMIQMMILLVGIVICLVAGIHYIGGWGDFLANIDTDRLTAVDFGSMGLEEGDEFGFWPMLIGGFFLYTSYYGTDQSQVQRLFSAQDLGTVKKTLLFNGLLRFPITFVYCLMGLVIGTLAVTQTGFMESIPADKPDLMIPIFIRDFLPHGVIGILMVAIFSAAMSSVSSGINSLSAASIEDFFNRDKKLSDEQYMRYSKYAVLFWGVVCIVLAFFTGDIAKTVIEAINKVGSVFYGPILATFIAAIALKRVHALGANIGLIAGVLVNVYLWLFVPQVFWFWWNAVGAVVTLVIGLGVSMVVGKRDELTEDNLLERSWDIDWGKAAILLLFFAFIVILSVNVPNIFG
- a CDS encoding GNAT family protein; translated protein: MFNFDFSADYVLEDSRVRLLPLLVEHAEALLSAADHEAVWYHLLENGRDVQQLTAYIAAAVEERSAGKAYAFAVFDKAANLFAGTTRFYEINPELQTIKLGHTWYGRSFWGSGLNKHCKYLLFDFAFEAVGAWRVGFGVSAENIRSLHAMRSVGCTEEGRLREYLWSVTGTGRTDVVHLSMLRSEWRNGGKAALRQKLNT
- a CDS encoding trehalase family glycosidase, which codes for MQLENLVDEARRILSLNWRDGFTIPTGRLYPFQWNWDSGFVSIGHSHFALDHAIQELASLFSGQWENGMLPHIIFHSENEKTYFPNYDFWECDVNDGAPDKPKSSGITQPAVHGFVLEDLLKKYPDDETLIAFVREIFPRMVKSHRFLYTYRDPLREGLMFIFHPWESGRDNSPLWDNSLARIEIDKAALPQYERRDTSIAPSDERPTSYQYDRYVYLLQMGKAHCYDKAGIFEESPFLVQDTLMNAVLIKSNESLIRIGERFGFDVGELKEWQQQSLRAYVEKLWHPALQTFTPFDLRGGQAIAHKEIGGLSALYAEIPTGDQAAALNTYLQSLHQRGYYICPSFDVDSPLFDSKRYWRGPVWSQMNWMIYHGLRRYGFDHTASIVRADLLELVQKLGFYEYFESDKSTAAGLASGYGGGDFSWTAACTLDLLKEDGS
- a CDS encoding carboxypeptidase-like regulatory domain-containing protein — translated: MIRSSLQGIRYLFCATLLCFAVGNVSAQGTLSGTVTGSDGDLLIGVNIVVQGQAIGTTTDLDGTYSLQVPAGNQTIIYSYTGYTTYQMSIAVESGTSYTQDVVLNVDNLLLDEIVVTGSFSGRTQKESPMSITLLNAARLQQLSSNSQADILRTIPGITAEGGGGEVASNVFVRGMPSGGQYQFTPLQVDGLPVLSTFGLNSSAHDVYFRNDIGLRNLEFVRGGSSTLFGAGSVAGIINYTSTTGSFEHENKVQLEWAEGGRVKTDFLAAGPLNDNLFYAVSGFYRYDDGPLDTGLPTRGYQVRANVKKLFNDAKSSITVYGQVIDDNVQFYLPYPLANDNGQRERPTGNDGETVYTTLTGQAKDFSFDTPFGRFESPIGNGVMTQGGYLMVDLKHSFGNDWRLSAKAKAARYDHWFNLFLDGDGVHNVPETQASFLTDRELPANASFTYADDGSTLAANDLLFQNRILDRQRPMEEMVSEIQVTKSIDNHNFSFGTFLANTRAEDNNWILNFLGDFRNAPRMVNVAYTDEDGNDVNFSTGGFISGAQTSNRYHESRKVAFFVGDEIKGEQFNLDIGLRWERASGIISRETGVGSNTFQKGEVSTSDLAVAIAGLYKLSTSTNLYANFSRGYFFPELRSVSFPRPGVPQSYEPESVVQGELGVKYAQRNFSGTAALFFVALGDRRSVDFINDPNNPSSIIEEVRVQSTQTIGLEATANYALGNGVNVYGNFTFQDHEFTEVEGNPDLEGNELRRQPNVMGLAGFSYENDGFDVNLSSNFLGSKFANDANTVELDGFNIVRLDAGYSFPLGDKEALRVGLSVFNLFDADGVTEGSPRQGDAQTGLSEFFVGRPILPRRVFLRAAFSF
- a CDS encoding AraC family transcriptional regulator, producing MKPEYEKILESPERSFMTRVVRRPSRPLLSQAWHYHPEIEICYTLKSYGRRFVGNQISDYQEKDLVIFGTNLPHGFTTDVPCHQIVIQMTRDFLGEAFINRPELHTIKNLFAFSRRGLAFQDSTKKRSRKLIRKLIKTEGFTQLLYLLELLNVMADADDVEAICSEEYALDFNEAQLGRVKIVYDHIMENFREEVRIKEIADKLNISEAAFYKFIKKHTKKTYTQLINEFRTHYASKLLMTTDKTISQICFESGYNNLSYFNRKFKEIMHETPHSFRSHYLRRPA